A single genomic interval of Nocardioides nitrophenolicus harbors:
- a CDS encoding nSTAND1 domain-containing NTPase: MLDAAVTTAMIEAVTDRAQLGQLLTRLRAGRPVRDLATAVAERVGERDAVSFSTISSWCRGASAPNHRQFTAFGALLAECEAGDADLWFDAVRRIRGADGAGPSPYPGLVPFAEADAAAFSGRDAVIDETMACVERVAASEQPDRVVAVIGASGSGKTSLIHAGLLPRLRAADREATVVEAGDQLDDLLTAVDATMAASSALVVDRLEQLLRSEVSHDVRSAFFAALTDARRQGVTILVLRADFYDRAAQHPVVLRALRTAQVLVGPMTEADLTAAIEGPARAAGSVVPEGLVELVKAEAGRAPGLLPHLSHALRQTWEHGRRGRMSIADYRAVGGVAGAIEQTAEAAYAELSPRARDAARRVFLRMVDVADDVPLTRRAVTRSELSTIIDPAVDEQDRRVLLEHLVAARLLVVDGEEVEVVHEVLLRAWPRLAGWVESVRESLRTQAGLRVATSLWLDGGRQDADLARGAALHGYRAVVADGVLATTVTERGFVEASERALLEAEVAQRRRVRRLRLLLAAASALALVAATLAVVAVVAGRDAAAARDGARQARDDALSRQVAVTAQGLVDSDPSVAALLAVSAYRVAPTLEARSAVLEIGHEPLPQRILGGAGSKAVALSADGGLLVTSDAVAGTVELLARDRSGSYRHAGTLELGEETYALALAPGGRVLAAGGTDTKVRLWDVSDPAAPRALGDPLVGVRGPVQRVAFSPDGSELAAVGQGEGVYRWGLADPAAPSRLPTFAVPSGVTWSVAYRPDGRALAVTDDEGEVHLIRHRDGRIVGTISPAGEQSARVASFSPDGSRLAVGSVVTNLFQVWDVRSLRAPRAVPDADDTFTSYVNDVRFSADGRYAAAASSDSTVKVWDTSTWTEVVVLHHAGLVTQLAFAEDGTLATAATDGTTRVWQLPRDLPLDAPASVFNVSQSARTGMVAAVGNGHLQLVRPDPDGRLTPAHARSLLAPSATGGGGISPDGRFVTQGHRDGRLQLHPVDPGPPRGVTVMDDPAFGAVRDVAWSPDGRLVAAVGDVELRVFDVSDPAHPRATARITQESQAVTLAWRPHDRLLAVTYGRGPVRLYDVTDAEDPVLAAELDSSSGDATALAFDPSGDLLAVGGASASVTLWKVADTTRPRRVGEPLRGPTSTIQWAAFSPDDTLLVATSNAGVAWIWDVGDPTRPTDFAVLGPVDGALFGVVFDRTGDRIAAGGTNNRLNVWPVDLDQVVAHVCADLGAGLTAEEWRTHVRGVSFVDPC; the protein is encoded by the coding sequence GTGCTCGATGCAGCGGTCACGACGGCGATGATCGAGGCGGTCACCGACCGCGCGCAGCTGGGGCAGCTGCTCACCCGGCTGCGCGCCGGGCGACCGGTCCGCGACCTGGCCACCGCGGTCGCCGAGCGGGTCGGCGAGCGGGACGCGGTCTCGTTCAGCACGATCTCCTCCTGGTGTCGGGGGGCGTCGGCGCCGAACCATCGGCAGTTCACGGCCTTCGGGGCGCTGCTGGCCGAGTGCGAGGCGGGCGACGCCGACCTCTGGTTCGACGCCGTACGACGGATCCGTGGCGCCGACGGTGCCGGACCGTCGCCCTATCCCGGCCTGGTGCCGTTCGCGGAGGCGGACGCCGCGGCGTTCAGCGGACGCGATGCCGTGATCGACGAGACGATGGCCTGCGTCGAGCGGGTCGCGGCGTCCGAGCAGCCTGATCGCGTCGTCGCCGTGATCGGCGCCTCGGGATCGGGCAAGACCTCGCTGATCCACGCCGGGCTGCTGCCACGGCTGCGCGCCGCGGACCGGGAGGCCACGGTCGTCGAGGCCGGGGACCAGCTCGACGACCTCCTCACCGCCGTCGACGCGACCATGGCGGCGAGCTCGGCGCTGGTCGTCGACCGCCTGGAGCAGCTGCTCCGCAGCGAGGTGTCCCACGACGTGCGGTCCGCCTTCTTCGCCGCCCTCACCGACGCGCGGCGGCAGGGCGTCACGATCCTGGTCCTCCGCGCGGACTTCTACGACCGCGCCGCGCAGCACCCGGTCGTGCTGCGGGCGCTGCGGACCGCGCAGGTCCTCGTCGGGCCGATGACGGAGGCAGACCTGACCGCCGCGATCGAGGGGCCCGCGCGCGCGGCCGGCTCCGTGGTGCCCGAGGGACTGGTCGAGCTGGTCAAGGCCGAGGCCGGGCGGGCGCCCGGCCTGCTCCCCCACCTCTCGCACGCACTGCGGCAGACCTGGGAGCACGGCCGTCGCGGCCGGATGAGCATCGCGGACTATCGCGCCGTCGGCGGGGTCGCCGGCGCGATCGAGCAGACCGCCGAGGCGGCGTACGCCGAGCTCTCGCCCCGCGCGCGGGACGCCGCTCGCCGGGTCTTCCTCCGGATGGTCGACGTCGCCGACGACGTCCCGCTGACCCGGCGGGCGGTCACCCGGTCGGAGCTGTCGACGATCATCGACCCGGCCGTCGACGAGCAGGACCGCCGGGTCCTCCTCGAGCATCTCGTCGCCGCGCGCCTGCTGGTCGTCGACGGCGAGGAGGTCGAGGTCGTCCACGAGGTCCTGCTGCGGGCCTGGCCGCGGCTCGCGGGCTGGGTCGAGAGCGTCCGCGAGTCCCTGCGCACGCAGGCCGGCCTGCGCGTCGCGACGTCGCTGTGGCTCGACGGCGGCAGGCAGGACGCCGACCTGGCCCGCGGGGCCGCCCTCCACGGCTACCGTGCCGTGGTCGCCGACGGGGTGCTGGCTACGACGGTGACCGAGCGGGGGTTCGTCGAGGCGAGCGAGCGGGCGCTGCTGGAAGCCGAGGTCGCCCAGCGACGGCGGGTCCGCCGGCTCCGCCTGCTGCTGGCCGCGGCGTCCGCGCTGGCGCTGGTGGCCGCCACGCTCGCGGTCGTGGCGGTCGTCGCGGGTCGCGATGCGGCCGCGGCGCGCGACGGAGCGAGGCAGGCCCGCGACGACGCGCTGTCGCGGCAGGTCGCGGTGACCGCGCAGGGGCTGGTGGACAGCGACCCCTCGGTCGCCGCCCTGCTCGCGGTGAGCGCCTACCGGGTCGCACCCACGCTGGAGGCGCGCTCCGCCGTCCTGGAGATCGGCCACGAGCCGCTCCCCCAGCGGATCCTCGGCGGTGCGGGCAGCAAGGCCGTCGCGCTCTCCGCCGACGGTGGCCTGCTGGTGACCTCCGACGCGGTCGCGGGGACCGTCGAGCTGCTCGCGCGCGACCGGTCCGGCTCCTACCGCCACGCCGGCACCCTCGAGCTGGGCGAGGAGACCTACGCGCTCGCACTCGCGCCGGGCGGGAGGGTGCTGGCCGCCGGTGGCACCGACACGAAGGTCCGGCTCTGGGACGTCTCCGACCCCGCGGCACCGCGGGCGCTCGGTGACCCGCTGGTGGGGGTGCGGGGACCGGTCCAGCGGGTCGCCTTCTCGCCCGACGGGTCCGAGCTGGCCGCGGTGGGCCAGGGCGAGGGCGTCTACCGGTGGGGCCTGGCCGATCCCGCGGCGCCGTCGCGCCTGCCGACCTTCGCGGTCCCGTCCGGGGTGACCTGGAGTGTGGCCTACCGTCCCGACGGGCGAGCGCTCGCGGTCACCGACGACGAGGGCGAGGTGCACCTGATCCGCCACCGCGACGGCCGGATCGTCGGCACCATCAGCCCCGCCGGGGAGCAGTCGGCGCGGGTCGCGAGCTTCAGTCCCGACGGCAGCCGGCTCGCCGTCGGCAGCGTCGTCACCAATCTCTTCCAGGTGTGGGACGTGCGCTCGCTGCGGGCGCCCCGGGCGGTGCCCGACGCCGACGACACGTTCACCAGCTACGTCAACGACGTGCGCTTCAGCGCGGACGGCAGGTACGCCGCGGCCGCGTCCTCCGACAGCACGGTGAAGGTCTGGGACACCTCGACCTGGACCGAGGTCGTCGTCCTGCACCACGCGGGCCTGGTCACCCAGCTCGCGTTCGCCGAGGACGGCACGCTCGCCACGGCGGCCACCGACGGCACCACCCGGGTCTGGCAGCTGCCGCGAGACCTGCCGCTCGACGCGCCCGCGTCGGTCTTCAACGTCTCCCAGTCCGCACGCACCGGCATGGTGGCCGCCGTCGGGAACGGCCATCTCCAGCTGGTCCGCCCCGACCCCGACGGCAGGCTCACCCCGGCGCACGCCCGGTCGCTCCTCGCCCCGTCGGCGACCGGGGGCGGCGGCATCTCGCCGGACGGCCGGTTCGTGACCCAGGGTCATCGCGACGGCCGGCTGCAGCTGCACCCGGTGGATCCGGGTCCGCCGCGCGGCGTCACCGTGATGGACGACCCGGCGTTCGGGGCGGTGCGGGACGTGGCCTGGAGCCCCGACGGGCGGCTGGTGGCGGCGGTGGGCGACGTCGAGCTGCGCGTCTTCGACGTCAGCGACCCGGCCCACCCGCGAGCGACGGCCCGCATCACCCAGGAGTCGCAGGCCGTGACCCTGGCCTGGCGCCCCCACGACCGGCTCCTCGCCGTCACCTACGGCCGAGGTCCGGTGCGCCTCTACGACGTGACCGACGCCGAGGATCCGGTGCTCGCCGCGGAGCTCGACTCCTCCTCCGGCGACGCCACCGCCCTGGCCTTCGACCCGTCCGGCGACCTGCTCGCCGTCGGTGGCGCGTCGGCGAGCGTCACCCTGTGGAAGGTCGCCGACACCACCCGGCCACGACGGGTCGGGGAGCCCCTGCGGGGTCCCACCTCCACGATCCAGTGGGCCGCCTTCTCACCCGACGACACGCTCCTGGTCGCGACGTCGAACGCCGGGGTGGCCTGGATCTGGGACGTCGGCGACCCCACGCGCCCTACGGACTTCGCGGTCCTGGGGCCCGTCGACGGGGCGCTCTTCGGAGTCGTCTTCGACCGGACCGGGGACCGGATCGCGGCCGGTGGGACGAACAACCGGCTCAATGTGTGGCCCGTCGACCTCGACCAGGTCGTCGCCCACGTCTGCGCCGACCTCGGCGCCGGCCTCACCGCGGAGGAGTGGCGCACCCACGTTCGCGGGGTGTCCTTCGTCGATCCCTGCTGA
- a CDS encoding GNAT family N-acetyltransferase, which produces MVDGVTTARLALVLWDAETASAVRSGERRPGWHPDFPREDDRGAATLWRDGDPWGPRSIVSLKRRLVIGSIGFFSPPEPADDDLPEVEVGYGLVAEARGYGLATEALGALLARADAAGVRVRASIAPDNAASLRVAAKAGFTGVRGSTEDGELVLVRPVRRGA; this is translated from the coding sequence ATGGTGGATGGCGTCACGACCGCACGGCTGGCCCTCGTCCTGTGGGACGCCGAGACGGCCTCCGCCGTGAGATCCGGTGAGCGCCGGCCCGGCTGGCATCCCGACTTCCCCCGCGAGGACGACCGCGGCGCGGCGACCCTCTGGCGCGACGGCGACCCGTGGGGCCCGCGCTCGATCGTGTCGCTCAAGCGGCGCCTGGTGATCGGCTCGATCGGCTTCTTCAGCCCGCCGGAGCCGGCCGACGACGACCTGCCCGAGGTCGAGGTGGGCTACGGACTGGTCGCCGAGGCGCGCGGCTACGGGCTGGCGACCGAGGCGCTCGGCGCGCTGCTGGCCCGGGCCGACGCGGCGGGCGTGCGGGTGCGGGCGTCGATCGCGCCCGACAACGCCGCGAGCCTGCGGGTGGCGGCGAAGGCGGGGTTCACCGGCGTGCGCGGCAGCACCGAGGACGGCGAGCTGGTGCTGGTCCGCCCCGTGCGTCGAGGCGCGTGA
- a CDS encoding GNAT family N-acetyltransferase, which yields MTTIRPATDADLDAVAAIYAHEVRTGYATFDTEPPPRAVWERKLASPHPGDHFLVADLAGEVAGFAYSGPFRDRGAYDHTREVTVYLAPEAAGRGLGRLLYDDLLARMRAGGVRTALACIALPNDASEGLHRACGFERQGVLREVGRKLDRWIDVVWWQRMLDS from the coding sequence ATGACGACGATCCGGCCCGCGACCGACGCCGACCTCGACGCGGTCGCCGCGATCTACGCCCACGAGGTGCGCACCGGCTACGCGACCTTCGACACCGAGCCACCGCCGCGCGCGGTGTGGGAGCGGAAGCTGGCCTCCCCCCACCCCGGTGACCACTTCCTGGTCGCCGACCTGGCCGGGGAGGTGGCCGGGTTCGCCTACTCCGGCCCGTTCCGCGACCGCGGCGCCTACGACCACACCCGCGAGGTCACCGTCTATCTCGCGCCCGAGGCGGCCGGTCGCGGCCTGGGCCGGCTGCTGTACGACGACCTGCTGGCCCGGATGCGCGCGGGCGGCGTACGGACCGCCCTCGCGTGCATCGCGCTGCCCAATGACGCGTCCGAGGGACTGCACCGCGCCTGCGGGTTCGAGCGCCAGGGCGTGCTGCGCGAGGTCGGCCGCAAGCTCGACAGGTGGATCGACGTGGTGTGGTGGCAGCGGATGCTCGACAGCTGA
- a CDS encoding type II toxin-antitoxin system VapC family toxin — protein sequence MIVLDASALVDVVTDQPAKPAVLAHLAQPIAAPAHQLAEVLSAIARMVRGGQLAPAEATAAMSDAASLSQDQVPLDGELLARAMALQDRVRVLDGLYVALAERFGCPLLTTDERLQRSGPPCEVIVARAGDREH from the coding sequence GTGATCGTCCTCGACGCCTCGGCGTTGGTCGACGTCGTGACCGACCAGCCCGCGAAGCCGGCCGTGCTGGCACATCTCGCGCAGCCGATCGCCGCTCCGGCCCATCAGCTCGCCGAGGTGCTCTCCGCCATCGCCCGGATGGTGCGCGGGGGGCAGCTGGCGCCGGCGGAGGCGACGGCCGCGATGTCCGATGCCGCCAGCCTGTCGCAGGACCAGGTTCCCCTCGACGGCGAGCTGCTCGCGAGAGCGATGGCGCTCCAGGACCGGGTGCGCGTGCTCGACGGTCTCTACGTCGCCCTCGCCGAGCGGTTCGGCTGTCCGCTGCTGACCACCGACGAGCGGCTGCAGCGATCCGGGCCGCCGTGCGAGGTGATCGTGGCCCGCGCCGGAGATCGTGAGCACTGA
- the purD gene encoding phosphoribosylamine--glycine ligase, with amino-acid sequence MKTLVIGTGGREHALALALSRDPGVSEVHAAPGNPGIGAFATLHDVDAMDGAAVAALARSLGADLVVVGPEAPLVAGVADAVREAGIAVFGPSRAAARLEGSKAFSKEVMAAAGVPTAGSRTCTTPEEVAAALDEFGAPYVVKDDALAAGKGVVVTLDRAEALAHAAGCGRVVVEEFLDGPEVSLFAVCDGTTTRPLQPAQDFKRIFDGGRGPNTGGMGSYSPLAWAPADLAATVVDTVVQPTLDEMARRGAPFVGCLYVGLALTAAGPRVIEFNCRFGDPDVQPVLALLESPLGELLHAAATGRLAEVAAPRFRDGASVTVVLASAGYPESSSKGDVITGVGRANGVADVDVIHAGTALVDGSLVTAGGRVLAVRAVGYDVADARSRAYAAADLIAFPGLQRRSDIAAEPLGVVEGASLSLDPDS; translated from the coding sequence GTGAAGACCCTCGTCATCGGCACCGGCGGCCGCGAGCACGCCCTGGCTCTCGCCCTCTCCCGCGACCCCGGGGTGAGCGAGGTCCACGCCGCCCCCGGCAACCCGGGCATCGGCGCGTTCGCGACGCTCCACGACGTCGACGCGATGGACGGTGCGGCGGTCGCCGCCCTGGCCCGCTCGCTGGGCGCCGATCTCGTCGTGGTCGGCCCGGAGGCGCCGCTCGTCGCCGGGGTCGCGGACGCCGTGCGCGAGGCGGGGATCGCGGTCTTCGGGCCGTCGCGGGCCGCCGCGCGCCTCGAGGGCTCCAAGGCGTTCTCCAAGGAGGTGATGGCCGCGGCCGGCGTACCGACCGCCGGGTCGCGGACCTGCACCACCCCGGAGGAGGTGGCCGCGGCGCTCGACGAGTTCGGGGCGCCGTACGTCGTCAAGGACGACGCGCTCGCCGCCGGCAAGGGCGTGGTGGTGACCCTGGACCGCGCCGAGGCGCTCGCCCACGCGGCGGGCTGCGGGCGGGTCGTGGTCGAGGAGTTCCTCGACGGACCGGAGGTCTCGCTGTTCGCGGTCTGCGACGGCACGACCACCCGGCCGCTGCAGCCGGCGCAGGACTTCAAGCGGATCTTCGACGGCGGCCGCGGCCCCAACACCGGCGGCATGGGCTCCTACTCCCCGCTGGCCTGGGCGCCCGCCGACCTCGCCGCCACCGTGGTCGACACCGTCGTCCAGCCCACCCTCGACGAGATGGCCCGCCGGGGCGCGCCCTTCGTCGGCTGCCTGTACGTCGGGCTCGCGCTCACCGCCGCCGGGCCGCGCGTCATCGAGTTCAACTGCCGCTTCGGCGACCCCGACGTCCAGCCGGTGCTCGCGCTGCTGGAGTCGCCGCTGGGCGAGCTGCTCCACGCCGCGGCGACCGGGCGGCTGGCGGAGGTGGCCGCCCCGCGCTTCCGCGACGGCGCCTCGGTCACCGTCGTGCTCGCCTCGGCCGGGTACCCGGAGTCCTCGTCGAAGGGCGACGTCATCACCGGCGTCGGCCGCGCGAACGGGGTCGCCGACGTCGACGTCATCCACGCCGGCACCGCGCTCGTCGACGGCTCGCTGGTCACGGCGGGCGGTCGGGTGCTCGCCGTCCGCGCCGTCGGGTACGACGTCGCCGACGCCCGCTCCCGCGCGTACGCCGCCGCCGACCTGATCGCCTTCCCGGGCCTGCAGCGCCGCTCCGACATCGCCGCCGAGCCGCTGGGCGTGGTCGAGGGCGCCTCGCTCAGCCTGGACCCAGACTCATGA
- the purB gene encoding adenylosuccinate lyase, producing MTVPNVLATRYAAADLTAIWSPEHKIVLERQLWIAVLKAQRDLGIEVPDGVVEAYEKVADQGADAVDLASIAARERVTRHDVKARIEEFAALAGHEHIHKGMTSRDLTENVEQLQVKQSLELLLERAVATLARLARLAAEHETTVMAGRSHNVAAQATTLGKRFATVADELMIAVERIEDLLGRYPLRGIKGPMGTAQDMLDLLGGDADKLADLEQRVAQHLGFDRVLTSVGQVYPRSLDFDVLSALVQLTAAPSNLATTIRLMAGNEIVTEGFKEGQVGSSAMPHKMNTRSCERVNGLAVVTRGYLSMVGELAGDQWNEGDVSCSVVRRVALPDAFFAVDGLFQTFLTVLDEFGAFPAVIQRELDRYLPYLATTKVLMAAVRNGVGRESAHEAIKEAAVGTALAMRQGQAENDVFAKLAADERLGLTEEQLQSLVAEPITFTGAAVAQTQEVCRRVAAVVAAHPGAADYQPGAIL from the coding sequence GTGACCGTCCCGAACGTCCTCGCCACCCGCTACGCCGCCGCCGACCTCACCGCCATCTGGTCGCCCGAGCACAAGATCGTCCTCGAGCGGCAGCTGTGGATCGCCGTCCTCAAGGCGCAGCGCGACCTCGGGATCGAGGTGCCCGACGGTGTCGTCGAGGCCTACGAGAAGGTCGCCGACCAGGGCGCGGACGCCGTCGACCTGGCGAGCATCGCGGCCCGCGAGCGGGTGACCCGCCACGACGTGAAGGCGCGGATCGAGGAGTTCGCCGCGCTCGCCGGTCACGAGCACATCCACAAGGGGATGACCAGCCGCGACCTGACCGAGAACGTCGAGCAGCTGCAGGTCAAGCAGTCGCTGGAGCTGCTGCTCGAGCGTGCGGTCGCGACCCTCGCCCGGCTCGCCCGGCTCGCCGCCGAGCACGAGACCACGGTGATGGCCGGGCGCAGCCACAACGTCGCCGCGCAGGCGACCACGCTCGGCAAGAGGTTCGCGACCGTCGCCGACGAGCTGATGATCGCGGTGGAGCGGATCGAGGACCTGCTCGGTCGCTACCCGCTGCGCGGCATCAAGGGCCCGATGGGCACCGCGCAGGACATGCTCGACCTGCTCGGCGGCGATGCCGACAAGCTCGCCGACCTCGAGCAGCGGGTCGCGCAGCACCTCGGCTTCGACCGGGTGCTGACCAGCGTCGGGCAGGTCTACCCGCGCTCCCTCGACTTCGACGTGCTGTCCGCGCTGGTCCAGCTGACCGCGGCGCCGTCCAACCTCGCCACCACGATCCGGCTGATGGCCGGCAACGAGATCGTGACCGAGGGCTTCAAGGAGGGCCAGGTCGGCTCCTCCGCGATGCCCCACAAGATGAACACCCGCTCCTGCGAGCGGGTCAACGGCCTCGCGGTGGTGACCCGCGGCTATCTCTCCATGGTCGGCGAGCTCGCCGGCGACCAGTGGAACGAGGGAGACGTCTCCTGCTCGGTCGTACGACGGGTGGCCCTGCCCGACGCCTTCTTCGCCGTCGACGGGCTGTTCCAGACCTTCCTCACCGTGCTCGACGAGTTCGGCGCCTTCCCGGCGGTGATCCAGCGCGAGCTGGACCGCTACCTGCCGTATCTCGCCACGACGAAGGTGCTGATGGCCGCGGTCCGCAACGGCGTGGGCCGCGAGAGCGCGCACGAGGCGATCAAGGAGGCGGCGGTCGGCACCGCCCTGGCGATGCGCCAGGGCCAGGCCGAGAACGACGTCTTCGCCAAGCTCGCCGCCGACGAGCGGCTCGGCCTCACCGAGGAGCAGCTGCAGTCGCTGGTGGCCGAGCCGATCACCTTCACCGGTGCCGCCGTGGCCCAGACCCAGGAGGTCTGCCGCCGGGTCGCGGCCGTCGTGGCCGCCCACCCGGGCGCCGCCGACTACCAGCCGGGCGCGATCCTCTGA
- a CDS encoding type II toxin-antitoxin system CcdA family antitoxin has translation MPKVNIYVPDALYDELRRTELPISSIAQQAFRDALDARANADWIAAARARAPRTSHLVDTTALMDEVRGEFGA, from the coding sequence ATGCCGAAGGTGAACATCTACGTCCCTGACGCGTTGTACGACGAGCTCCGCCGCACGGAGCTGCCGATCTCGTCGATCGCCCAGCAGGCCTTCCGCGACGCGTTGGACGCCCGCGCCAATGCCGACTGGATCGCGGCCGCTCGCGCGCGTGCGCCGCGCACCAGCCACCTGGTCGACACCACCGCCCTGATGGACGAGGTGCGCGGAGAGTTCGGCGCGTGA
- a CDS encoding response regulator, translating to MELRTRLALVDPHPALRHGIECHLRRTSSTVVVTASVPSVEGLVRQGGEQDVALLDACPHDDALRALAELRERGVRVLLYTAEERVVPLRRAVEAGAAGVLLKRDPLALLSAAVEDVAGGDFVCSATLAPALLNPAVPALSARQVQVLRAIDQGLDRRAVGRLLRISDGAVKTYLARVREKYQQHGHQPGNSHHLIHLASVDGYVR from the coding sequence ATGGAGCTGCGAACCCGGTTGGCCCTCGTCGATCCGCATCCCGCCCTGCGCCACGGGATCGAGTGCCACCTGCGCCGTACGTCGAGCACGGTGGTCGTGACCGCCTCGGTGCCGAGCGTCGAGGGCCTGGTGCGGCAGGGAGGCGAGCAGGACGTCGCCCTCCTCGATGCGTGCCCGCACGACGACGCGCTCCGGGCGCTCGCGGAGCTGCGGGAGCGGGGCGTCCGCGTGCTCCTGTACACCGCCGAGGAGCGGGTCGTGCCGCTGCGCCGGGCGGTCGAGGCCGGCGCCGCGGGCGTGCTGCTGAAGCGCGACCCGCTCGCCCTGCTCTCCGCGGCCGTGGAGGACGTCGCCGGCGGCGACTTCGTCTGCTCCGCGACGCTGGCTCCCGCCCTGCTGAACCCCGCAGTGCCCGCCCTCTCGGCCCGCCAGGTCCAGGTCCTGCGCGCCATCGACCAGGGTCTGGACCGGCGCGCGGTGGGCCGGTTGCTGAGGATCAGCGACGGCGCGGTGAAGACCTATCTGGCGCGCGTTCGCGAGAAGTACCAGCAGCACGGGCACCAGCCCGGCAACTCCCACCACCTCATCCACCTCGCCTCGGTCGACGGGTACGTGCGGTGA